The Lutra lutra chromosome 15, mLutLut1.2, whole genome shotgun sequence genome includes a region encoding these proteins:
- the PARP1 gene encoding poly [ADP-ribose] polymerase 1 produces MMAESSDKLYRVEYAKSGRASCKKCSESIPKDSLRMAIVVQSPMFDGKVPHWYHFTCFWKVGHSIRHPDVEVDGFSELRWDDQQKVKKTAEAGGVTGKGQNGGGGKTDKTLADFAAEYAKSNRSTCKGCMEKIEKGQIRLSKKMLDPEKPQLGMIDRWYHPDCFVRNREELGFRPEYSASQLKGFSLLAAEDKETLKKQLPGVKSEGKRKGDEVDGMDEVAKKKSKKEKDRDSRLEKALKAQNELIWSIKDELKKACSTNDLKELLIFNKQQVPSGESAILDRVADGMVFGALLPCEECSGQLVFKSDAYYCTGDVTAWTKCMVKTQTPSRKDWVTPKEFREISYFKKLKIKKQDRIFPPETSAPVVAAPPSTASAPAGVNSSTPPDKPLSNMKILTLGKLSRNKDEVKATIEKLGGKLTGTANKASLCISTKKEVDKMSRKMEEVREAGIRVVSEDFLCDVSSSARSLPDLFSAHLLAPWGAEVKAEPVEPAAPRAKSGSALSKKSKGPVKEEGINKSEKRMKLTLKGGAAVDPDSGLEHSAHVLEKGGKVFSATLGLVDIVKGTNSYYKLQLLEDDRESRYWIFRSWGRVGTVIGSNKLEQVPSKEDAIEHFMKLYEEKTGNAWHSKNFTKYPKKFYPLEIDYGQDEDAVKKLTVNPGTKSKLPKPVQELIKMIFDVESMKKAMVEYEIDLQKMPLGKLSKRQIQAAYSILSEVQQAVSQGSSDSQILDLSNRFYTLIPHDFGMKKPPLLNNADCVQAKVEMLDNLLDIEVAYSLLRGGSDDSSKDPIDVNYEKLKTDIKVVDRDSEEAETIRKYVKNTHATTHNAYDLEVVDIFRIEREGESQRYKPFRQLHNRRLLWHGSRATNFAGILSQGLRIAPPEAPVTGYMFGKGIYFADMVSKSANYCHASQADPVGLILLGEVALGNMYELKHASHISKLPKGKHSVKGLGKTTPDPSANITMDGVEVPLGTGVSSGVNDTCLLYNEYIVYDVAQVNLKYLLKLRFNFKTSLW; encoded by the exons GCAAGGGCCAGAATGGAGGCGGAGGCAAGACGGACAAGACGCTGGCTGACTTCGCGGCTGAGTACGCCAAGTCCAACAGAAGCACGTGCAAGGGCTGCATGGAGAAGATTGAGAAG GGCCAGATCCGCCTCTCCAAGAAGATGCTGGACCCAGAGAAGCCCCAGCTGGGCATGATCGACCGCTGGTACCACCCAGACTGCTTTGTGAGAAACAGGGAGGAGCTGGGCTTCCGGCCGGAGTACAGTGCTAGCCAGCTCAAGGGCTTCAGCCTCCTGGCAGCGGAGGATAAGGAAACCCTGAAGAAGCAGCTCCCAGGAGTCAAGAGTGAAGG AAAGAGGAAAGGCGACGAGGTAGACGGGATGGATGAAGTGGCCaagaagaaatctaaaaaagaaaaggacagggaTAGTAGGCTTGAGAAGGCCCTCAAG GCCCAGAATGAGCTGATCTGGAGCATCAAGGATGAGCTAAAGAAAGCGTGTTCGACAAACGACCTGAAGGAGCTGCTTATCTTCAACAAGCAGCAAGTGCCCTCTGGGGAGTCAGCG atcTTGGACCGTGTGGCAGATGGCATGGTGTTCGGTGCCCTCCTTCCCTGTGAGGAGTGCTCGGGCCAGCTGGTCTTCAAGAGCGATGCCTACTACTGTACAGGCGACGTCACCGCCTGGACCAAGTGCATGGTCAAGACCCAGACCCCCAGCCGGAAGGACTGGGTGACCCCTAAG GAATTCCGAGAAATTTCTTActtcaaaaaattgaagatcAAAAAGCAGGACCGAATATTTCCCCCTGAGACCAGTGCCCCAGTGGTGGCGGCCCCGCCCTCCACAGCCTCGGCGCCTGCTGGTGTGAACAGCTCCACTCCGCCAG ATAAGCCATTGTCCAACATGAAGATCCTGACTCTCGGGAAACTCTCGCGGAACAAGGATGAGGTGAAGGCCACGATCGAGAAACTCGGCGGGAAATTGACGGGCACAGCCAACAAGGCCTCCCTGTGCATCAGTACCAAAA AGGAGGTGGACAAGATGAGCAGGAAGATGGAGGAGGTGCGCGAGGCCGGCATCCGTGTGGTGTCTGAGGACTTCCTCTGCGACGTGTCCAGTTCCGCCAGAAGCCTTCCAGACTTGTTCTCGGCCCACCTCCTGGCCCCCTGGGGCGCTGAGGTGAAGGCGGAGCCAGTAGAGCCTGCAGCCCCAAGAGCAAAGTCAGGGTCTGCGCTCTCTAAGAAGAGCAAGGGCCCCGTCAAGGAGGAAG GCATCAACAAATCtgagaagagaatgaaattaaCTCTCAAAGGTGGAGCCGCTGTGGATCCGGACTCTG GTCTGGAACATTCTGCACACGTcctggagaaaggagggaaggtgTTCAGTGCCACCCTTGGCCTGGTGGACATTGTGAAGGGGACCAACTCCTACTACAAGCTGCAGCTCCTGGAAGATGACAGAGAAAGCCG CTACTGGATCTTCAGGTCGTGGGGCCGCGTGGGCACCGTCATCGGCAGCAACAAACTAGAGCAGGTGCCGTCCAAAGAGGATGCCATCGAGCACTTCATGAAGCTGTATGAAGAGAAAACTGGGAATGCCTGGCACTCCAAGAACTTCACAAAGTATCCCAAAAAGTTCTACCCTCTGGAGATCGACTACGGCCAG GATGAAGATGCGGTCAAGAAGCTGACAGTGAACCCCGGCACCAAGTCCAAGCTTCCCAAGCCGGTGCAGGAGCTCATTAAGATGATCTTCGACGTGGAGAGCATGAAGAAAGCCATGGTGGAATACGAG ATTGACCTTCAGAAGATGCCCTTGGGGAAGCTGAGCAAGAGGCAGATCCAGGCGGCCTACTCCATTCTCAGCGAGGTGCAGCAG GCGGTGTCCCAGGGCAGCAGTGACTCCCAGATCCTGGATCTCTCAAATCGCTTCTACACCCTCATTCCCCACGACTTTGGGATGAAGAAGCCCCCGCTACTGAACAACGCGGACTGTGTGCAG GCCAAGGTGGAAATGCTAGACAACTTGCTGGACATTGAGGTGGCCTACAGTCTGCTCAGGGGAGGCTCTGATGACAGCAGCAAGGACCCCATCGATGTCAACTATGAGAAGCTCAAGACTGACATTAAG GTGGTGGACAGAGACTCGGAAGAAGCAGAGACCATCAGGAAATACGTTAAGAACACTCACGCGACCACGCACAACGCGTATGACTTGGAAGTTGTTGAC ATCTTCCGGATCGAGCGCGAAGGCGAGAGCCAGCGTTACAAGCCATTTCGGCAGCTGCATAACCGCAGGCTCCTATGGCATGGCTCCCGGGCCACCAACTTCGCCGGCATCCTGTCCCAGGGCCTCCGGATAGCCCCGCCTGAGGCGCCCGTG ACGGGCTACATGTTTGGTAAAGGGATCTATTTCGCCGACATGGTCTCCAAGAGCGCCAACTACTGCCATGCGTCCCAGGCAGACCCTGTGGGCCTGATCCTACTGGGAGAGGTCGCCCTCGGAAACAT GTACGAACTCAAGCACGCTTCACACATCAGCAAGCTGCCCAAGGGCAAGCACAGTGTCAAAG GTTTGGGCAAGACAACCCCTGACCCTTCTGCCAACATCACAATGGATGGTGTGGAGGTGCCCCTGGGGACGGGGGTTTCCTCTGGCGTGAACGACACCTGCCTGCTATATAACGA GTATATCGTTTATGACGTTGCTCAGGTGAACCTGAAATACCTGCTGAAGCTCAGGTTCAACTTCAAGACGTCCCTGTGGTGA